A region from the Agrobacterium cucumeris genome encodes:
- the sfsA gene encoding DNA/RNA nuclease SfsA — protein sequence MLFTPPLVPATLISRYKRFLFDAVLDDGTAITGSCPNTGSMRGLTTPGSRIWLSEHDSPTRKYRHMFEMVEADGTVVGINTGMPNRLAEEAILNGRIPELAGYSTIRREQKYGRNSRIDFLLSEPGRPDAYVEVKNVHFMRERGLAEFPDTATKRGAKHLEELGDAAEAGYRSVMLYLIQRDDCERMRICDDLDPVYALAFQRAMARGVEAYAVKCAVSPTQISVSGTVKMDEWRPAVL from the coding sequence ATGCTCTTCACACCCCCACTCGTTCCCGCCACGCTGATTTCCCGCTACAAGCGTTTCCTCTTCGATGCCGTTCTGGACGACGGCACGGCGATTACCGGTTCTTGTCCCAATACCGGCTCCATGCGCGGGCTGACGACACCGGGCTCGCGCATCTGGCTATCCGAACACGACAGCCCCACCCGCAAATACCGGCACATGTTTGAAATGGTCGAGGCCGATGGCACCGTGGTCGGCATCAATACCGGCATGCCGAACCGGCTGGCGGAAGAGGCGATCCTGAACGGCCGTATCCCTGAACTCGCCGGCTATTCGACAATCCGGCGCGAACAGAAATACGGCCGCAATTCCCGCATCGATTTCCTGTTGTCCGAACCCGGCCGGCCGGATGCCTATGTAGAGGTGAAGAACGTGCATTTCATGCGCGAAAGGGGTCTGGCCGAATTCCCCGATACCGCCACCAAACGCGGTGCCAAGCACCTGGAGGAGTTGGGTGACGCAGCGGAAGCCGGTTACCGCTCGGTGATGCTCTATCTCATTCAGCGCGACGATTGCGAGCGGATGCGCATCTGCGATGATCTCGATCCCGTCTACGCGCTGGCGTTTCAGCGGGCAATGGCGCGTGGTGTCGAGGCCTATGCGGTGAAATGCGCGGTCTCCCCGACACAAATTTCGGTCAGCGGAACGGTTAAGATGGACGAATGGCGTCCCGCTGTTTTATGA
- the map gene encoding type I methionyl aminopeptidase, producing the protein MVTYIDAASAPLKNTGVIRLYTPEDFDGMRKACQLTARCLDELAAIVKPGVTTDAIDRFVFEFGADHGALPATLNYRGYTKSVCTSINHVVCHGIPDEKPLRDGDIVNIDVTYVLDGWHGDSSRMYPVGQIKRAAERLMEVTYECLMRGIAAVKPGARTGAIGAAIQAYAEAERCSVVRDFCGHGVGRLFHDTPNILHYGQPEEGPEIREGMIFTIEPMINLGKPHVKVLSDGWTAVTRDRSLSAQYEHAVGVTATGCEIFTLSPGGFDRPGLPPLA; encoded by the coding sequence ATGGTTACCTATATCGACGCAGCCTCCGCCCCCCTCAAGAATACCGGCGTCATCCGCCTTTATACGCCTGAGGATTTCGACGGGATGCGCAAGGCGTGCCAGCTGACGGCGCGTTGCCTCGATGAACTGGCAGCGATCGTCAAGCCCGGCGTGACGACTGACGCCATCGACCGTTTCGTCTTCGAATTCGGTGCCGACCATGGCGCGCTGCCGGCGACGCTGAATTATCGCGGTTATACGAAATCCGTCTGCACCTCGATCAACCATGTGGTCTGCCACGGCATTCCGGATGAAAAGCCCCTGCGCGACGGCGATATCGTCAATATCGACGTGACCTATGTGCTTGACGGCTGGCATGGCGATTCGAGCCGCATGTATCCGGTCGGCCAGATCAAGCGCGCCGCCGAGCGCTTGATGGAAGTAACCTATGAATGCCTGATGCGCGGCATCGCAGCGGTCAAGCCCGGTGCGCGCACCGGTGCAATCGGCGCGGCAATCCAGGCCTATGCGGAGGCCGAGCGCTGCTCGGTGGTGCGTGATTTCTGCGGCCATGGCGTCGGACGCCTGTTCCACGACACGCCGAACATCCTGCATTACGGCCAGCCGGAGGAAGGGCCGGAAATTCGCGAGGGCATGATCTTCACCATCGAGCCGATGATCAATCTTGGCAAGCCGCATGTGAAGGTGCTCTCGGATGGCTGGACCGCGGTGACGCGTGACCGTTCTCTCTCCGCGCAATATGAACATGCCGTCGGCGTCACAGCCACCGGCTGCGAAATCTTCACGCTGTCACCGGGCGGCTTTGATCGCCCGGGCCTGCCGCCACTCGCATAA
- the radC gene encoding RadC family protein codes for MAKRPAPPPADLSPTSGFEAGEGDLFDAVDERGFFAEPRNAPKKPTVAIAEQEAETAHYHGHRDRLRARYRDGGDAALADYELLELLLFRLIPRRDTKPIAKALIARFGTLGGVLGAPLPLLQEVKGVGEAVALDLKLVASVSQRMLKSEIRNKQVLGSWSSVIDYCHAAMAHETREQFRILFLDKRNVLIADEVQGQGTVDHTPVYPREVVRRALELSSTALILIHNHPSGDPTPSRADIEMTKTIIDTAKPLGITVHDHIIIGKDGHASFKGLRLI; via the coding sequence ATGGCAAAACGCCCTGCCCCGCCTCCCGCCGATCTTTCCCCGACGTCAGGCTTTGAGGCGGGCGAAGGCGACCTGTTCGATGCGGTGGATGAGCGAGGCTTTTTTGCCGAACCGCGAAACGCTCCGAAAAAACCCACCGTCGCCATTGCCGAACAGGAAGCGGAGACCGCGCATTATCACGGCCATCGAGACCGGTTGCGGGCACGTTACCGCGATGGCGGCGACGCCGCGCTTGCCGACTATGAATTGCTGGAACTCCTGCTGTTCCGGCTGATCCCGAGGCGCGATACCAAACCGATCGCCAAGGCGCTGATTGCCCGTTTCGGAACGCTCGGCGGTGTTCTCGGCGCGCCTTTGCCACTGTTGCAGGAGGTGAAGGGCGTCGGCGAGGCCGTGGCGCTCGATCTCAAACTCGTTGCGTCCGTTTCCCAGCGGATGCTGAAAAGCGAAATCCGCAACAAGCAGGTTCTCGGCTCCTGGTCATCGGTCATTGATTATTGTCATGCAGCCATGGCCCATGAAACGCGCGAACAGTTCCGCATCCTCTTCCTCGACAAGCGCAATGTCCTGATCGCCGACGAGGTACAGGGTCAGGGAACCGTGGACCACACGCCGGTCTACCCGCGTGAAGTGGTGCGCCGCGCCCTTGAACTATCATCTACGGCCTTGATTCTAATCCACAATCACCCGAGTGGAGACCCCACCCCCTCGCGGGCGGATATCGAGATGACCAAAACCATCATCGATACGGCCAAGCCGCTCGGCATCACCGTCCACGACCACATCATCATCGGCAAGGATGGCCATGCCAGCTTCAAAGGGCTTCGGCTTATTTGA